The nucleotide sequence ATGGTATGGTGTTCACCATATCCCCTTTGTTCTTTGATGCGTAAGAAATCTTCTAAACTTCTTAAATGATTCATCACACCATTACCATGATGATAATTAGCTAGGTCATATCCTACAATCTCATTATTAAAAACATCGATGTGAAGATTTAAATCATATTTCTTTTTCTGATGTATAATTATGGTTGTATCTGTACATACTTTCTCAAATGGTCTTCTTGTTTGCCAATTTCCACCTATGACATTTGGAAACTTATCCGATACACCTTTTGGTCTTCTAAACGCTCTTCTACGCGCTTTAGAATAGATGCCCATTTCTCTAAAACACTGATACATTAAGTAACTTGA is from Acholeplasma equirhinis and encodes:
- a CDS encoding DDE-type integrase/transposase/recombinase, which produces MDISSYLMYQCFREMGIYSKARRRAFRRPKGVSDKFPNVIGGNWQTRRPFEKVCTDTTIIIHQKKKYDLNLHIDVFNNEIVGYDLANYHHGNGVMNHLRSLEDFLRIKEQRGYGEHHTILHSDQGRVYSFVKFEKTHQTYPITRSMSRAGTPTDNPVIESLIGWIKGDLKHYLKLHDFGDIKKAIEIYVDYFNHHRVAYRLDYLTPVEYRTIKGFN